The Bacteroidota bacterium DNA segment GGGTCTTGTGAAATGATCACAAACCGGACCTTGTCTGGCAAAGGAGATGAACCGATCAGTCCCCGGAGATACCGGTATTTCTGTTTTTTTGCGGACCGGGCCTCGACCTGCTGCAGTCCACGCATCAGGACGCCGGGTGTTGTTTTCAGCAATGCCTGATAAACCTGCAATTGATCATCCCGCCTGCTGGACCGGTCGGTCTTCAGTTCTGCCAGAATCCATTCATCCTGACCGGAGGGATCCCGGCGGTTCAGCAGAAAATCAGCATTGGTGCTTTGAGCAGACCCCGCCTTTTTCAGCGGAAATTCCGGCGCGATCAGTGTAACCGATCCTCCCAGTTTCCATTCGAGAAAGGAAGGGAGAAACAGAGCCAGCAGGGTGCCGGTGGCCCGCTCATACTGGTATTTCGGGACCGCACGCCATCGGTTAAGCAAAACCAGGTAGTCCCGTAACAACGGATCGGCTGGCTCTGAAAGTGCCGGCCGGGGAACTGGTGATGGCTGATCGGTCCGTCCCATGCCATCATGTCCGCCATACCGGCTGCTGCCGTTGATGTGCTTTTGCAAATGGTGCTCCGAGGCTGCTGAAATTCCGCAGAGCGGACAGTGAAATTGCTTCGTTGATTTCATCGGATTCTGTTCTTCTTCAGATTATTAATTGAGTTGATTTCCTGTATCGACGGCATTCAGCGAACCTGCAGGCGGATCTTCTTCTGGTGTGACCATGAAATAGGATTCAATGTGGTGTGTGTTTGAATCGGTCCGGATGTTTTTCTGAATGGAAAAAGCGTGATCCTTGTGGCAGAACAGATAAATGACAGTTTCAGCCGGTTGGCCGGGAAAAACAAACCGGGCCTTCATTTCCAGCTGATACCGGTAAATGATATCAAAGGCCTCTTCTTCGGTCAGATAATACTTTTTGATTGCGTCGGGCATAAAGTCGGGTGGTTTCTTAAAAACCGGGGATGTGTTCTTTTTTTCCATGGCCGTTCAGTTTATTCCTTGTTTTCCTGATAAGAGGAGTAAACCTGCCGGTTTTCCAGACGGGCAAGCAAAAAAAGACAGTTACCGGTTTAGCCGCCGGTGGCTAACGGAAATTTCTGATCAAAGGCCGCCAGCACCGATAGAAATTCATCGGGCAACCGTTCCGTGACTTCATGGTATATGCTGTCAGGTATGTGGTTATAAAACGCGGCGGCGATTCCGCCGGTGATGCAGGCAATGGTATCGCTGTCACCCCCGATGGATATGGCCAGACGGATGGCACTTTCAAAATCGCTGCTCTCAAGAAAGGCCACGATGGCCTGTGGTACCGATCCCTGACAGGTTTCATCGAATTGATAGTAGTCGCGGATGGAACCGGGCGTGAACCCAAGGTCATATTCAAAAACAGAAATGATGTGTTCACGGATTTCGGTTTTAGCGGCCCCGTGCCGTGCAAGAAAGATGGCAGAAGTCACCGCCTGTGCGCCCTTGATTCCTTCGGGATGATTGTGAGTAACCTGCGCACTTTCTCTGGCGAGTTCCATGGCGGACACGAGCGTGGTTGCCGCAAATCCCACCGGACTGACCCGCATGGCAGACCCGTTGCCAAAACTGTTGTAGGGTTGTGGTTTTTCTGATTGAATCCACTTTTTAAACCGGCCGCCATATCCTCTGCCCGGATAGGCCCGTGCATAGCCATGCAGCAAACGGGAAAGATCCCCGCCGTGAACCAGCCAATCGGCGACGGCAACGGTAAGGACGGTGTCATCGGTAAAATCCGATTCAGTCACAAACAGGGGAAAACTGGTGGACCGGCAATTGTCCCATTCGAAAACCGAGCCGATCACATCGCCGGCAATGGCACCAAGAATGGTGTGTGAGAGTGTGTTCATGACAGGGCCCCTTTCAACATGATATAAAACATACAAAAAATGAATCAGGACTGGAAACCAGTGGCCACGACATGAAATTCTGGCCGAACGTGGTTCAGCAGTTTACATACCTGATCGGATTGGCGTTTCTCTTAACCCGTCCATAAAAGATGTCATTGGTAATGGGATGTGAATACAGATAAAAATAGTACCTGTGTGCTTTCTGGACTATTTCAGGAATTGAATCTATAAGTTAATCAACCGCTGGGAATGACTGTTTGTCGGGATTGCAGATTCGTTCACTGATTACCCGTATTGAATGATTGTGAATCCGACTGTCAGCACCGCCAGCGGAGGCATCTTCCCACTGCACAACCCGTTAAGAAAAACAGAGTAGAAGCCGCAGCATGTATTGAATGTTTATTGGCTTACCTTTTTATTTTCCTCAACAAAAAGTGAGTTCGTTCAAATGACCCGATACATTCTGACATGCGCTCAATTATTTCGATACCATTTTCTCTGTTCAGTCTTTCCATCTCGGATGCAGAATAAAAATATTGTGTTGGAAAGGAGTGATATAATCTTTTTGTTGTTCCTGAAGCCCTGGCATCAAACCAATCAAAATGGGTAAGGGTATCAATCAAAATGAAATTGCAATGGTCTGACAATAAAGAAAAGTTACGCCAGGTATTTATCTGAAGGTTTTTGTCGATAATTCCATTTATAACACCGACAATCAGAAATGCAATATAAAATTCCTTAAACGGCAGGGTTCTGATGATACTTATCAAATCAGGATCAGAGATGTCCCCATGAATAAATTGATCGGATAAATGGCTGTCACGGATTAAATTACCAGATTTTTCTATCCCGAAAAAGGTAAGGTTTCTTTCTGTCCATACCGGAAAGGTTCGGTGACCTGTTCCGCAACCAATATCCGGGATGGCCGTTTTTGCCTATCGGTTAATAAAATACTTCTCATTGGGTGAAACCTGATTGCCGCAGAAAAGTCGGTCCTGCTCATCCGAATCGGTCTTCAGAATCCACTGATTTTACTCGGTTTGTCCCATCTAAGTGCCTGTTTGTTCAATACAAGATCATGAGCCTCAGAAGTTATTTTTGGCCACGCACACTACTCACTGGTGCAGCCGGCCATTCCACGATAGTAAATAGGCAAAAAAGGGAATGAGTGACAAGAAAAGAATGACGAGTAGGAAAAGTACTCCCCGTATCTGGGAATGTTATCAATGAAAACCCATTTACCCGTATTTAATGAATTAATCTCATCACCAATCACTACTCACTGGCAAAGCCAGCAATTCCACAATGGTAAAAAGCAGATCAGAAAAAAGGGTGGGTTAGTCAATGGAAACGATCGTCGCAATTCCACTATGGTAAAAGGCAGATGGTAAGCCAATAATTTCACCCATTATTTTTAATGGGTCGCAATTCCACTATGGTAAAAAGCAGATGAACTGAATTTTGACAAAGCGATTGATGCTGTGCTGTCGCAATTCCACTATGGTAAAAAGTAGATAAAAAATTGGATATCACAGCACCGGACCGATCTGAGTCGCAATTCCACTATGGTAAAAAGCAGATACTCAAGCAATTGAATTATTGAAAGAGTACGGATGTCGCAATTCCACTATGGTAAAAAGCAGATTCGAGCAGTACACCAACCGGCAGAAGCACATTCAGTCGCAATTCCACTATGGTAAAAAGCAGATACAACGTCTGCAATGCCAAATACACCGGAAAGATGTCGCAATTCCACTATGGTAAAAAGCAGATACCGACATAGCAAACACACGATTGGTCAAATTGTTTGGTCGCAATTCCACTATGGTAAAAAGCAGATTCGTGCCGATTGGCATTGGAAGATATCTGTACAAGTCGCAATTCCACTATGGTAAAAAGCAGATGCTAAAGACGCTACGGCTGTAGTGATTGAAGATAAAGTCGCAATTCCACTATGGTAAAAAGCAGATCGTTTCGGTGAATGGCCTCTTAAGGTGATTAAAACGTCGCAATTCCACTATGGTAAAAAGCAGATACAAACAGCCTTCCGGATGCATTCGCCCAACCTGGTCGCAATTCCACTATGGTAAAAAGCAGATGTCAAAAATAAACCAACCATAGTAAGAAAGGGATGGTCGCAATTCCACTATGGTAAAAAGCAGATACAAAGGTTTCCATTGCTAAGGCATTGGATATCGGTCGCAATTCCACTATGGTAAAAAGCAGATAGATGGCGGCCGGGTCTCTGTATACAGAACCCGCGTCGCAATTCCACTATGGTAAAAAGCAGATGCCAGATTCACCATATTCTCTTCTCTCAGCCGGTGTCGCAATTCCACTATGGTAAAAAGCAGATAAGTCCGTGATTAACGTAAAAAGGAGACAACAATGGTCGCAATTCCACTATGGTAAAAAGCAGATTAGTACTACGATTGTAGTAGACTCTTTGCTGAGTGTCGCAATTCCACTATGGTAAAAAGCAGATAGTATGGCTGGTGATAGGTTCGTGGTTACAAAAAGGTCGCAATTCCACTATGGTAAAAAGCAGATGAACTCGAAACGCTGTCAGCCGCCGGGACTCTGAGTCGCAATTCCACTATGGTAAAAAGCAGATTCACAATGAAGAAACCATCACAATAAAATCGGAGGTCGCAATTCCACTATGGTAAAAAGCAGATTTCCCACCCCCCTCTATCCGGTTAAATTACGCTAGTCGCAATTCCACTATGGTAAAAAGCAGATAAACGGCCGGACAGTTATGGGATAATTACATCGTGTCGCAATTCCACTATGGTAAAAAGCAGATACCAATGGTAGATTTTTTAAGGTTAGCTCAAGAAGGTCGCAATTCCACTATGGTAAAAAGCAGATTTGTTGGCGGTAGTTTTTTCATTGATATAGATGATGTCGCAATTCCACTATGGTAAAAAGCAGATGTGTGTGTATATATATTGTAAGGGATGTCACCAATTGGTCGCAATTCCACTATGGTAAAAAGCAGATCACCAGCAGAAGCGTTTGTTCACCACCACATTAGGTCGCAATTCCACTATGGTAAAAAGCAGATGACGTAGAAGTTGATGGTAAAATTGTGCCTGAAAGTCGCAATTCCACTATGGTAAAAAGCAGATAATTTACGACAAGCGTCAAAGCCGGATTTATGGAGGTCGCAATTCCACTATGGTAAAAAGCAGATGGATTGCATAAGGCAACAATCCGGGCGTCGATTCCGTCGCAATTCCACTATGGTAAAAAGCAGATTCGTGACAAACGTACCGGTAGATTTACTAAATTAGGTCGCAATTCCACTATGGTAAAAAGCAGATGGCGTAGCCATAGCGACGGGAGTCGCTTAAATAGGTCGCAATTCCACTATGGTAAAAAGCAGATGATCAGCGAGTTCGGCAGGTGGGTCCACATCAGGTCGCAATTCCACTATGGTAAAAAGCAGATTTGGAAGCCGTTACCGCTCCGGCGATTGTCTCCTGAGTCGCAATTCCACTATGGTAAAAAGCAGATAAGACATAGCCAAAATAAGACGGA contains these protein-coding regions:
- a CDS encoding ADP-ribosylglycohydrolase family protein, coding for MLGAIAGDVIGSVFEWDNCRSTSFPLFVTESDFTDDTVLTVAVADWLVHGGDLSRLLHGYARAYPGRGYGGRFKKWIQSEKPQPYNSFGNGSAMRVSPVGFAATTLVSAMELARESAQVTHNHPEGIKGAQAVTSAIFLARHGAAKTEIREHIISVFEYDLGFTPGSIRDYYQFDETCQGSVPQAIVAFLESSDFESAIRLAISIGGDSDTIACITGGIAAAFYNHIPDSIYHEVTERLPDEFLSVLAAFDQKFPLATGG